One Acutalibacter muris DNA window includes the following coding sequences:
- a CDS encoding UDP-N-acetylmuramoyl-L-alanyl-D-glutamate--2,6-diaminopimelate ligase — protein sequence MLLSTLLRPLGIKEGFTDTDITDIAYDSRKAVPGCAFVCLKGSASDGHKFAGKAAESGAAVIIAQEPVEVKTAQVILVPDTKKALALMSSAFFGEPAKGAIRVIGITGTKGKTTTAYMARALLEAAGHKTGVMGTIGADIDGNIEPLDNTTPISHEVFRQLRRMADAGCEYAVMEVSSIALREHRVYGLPFEVGVFTNFSEDHIGGVEHKDMEEYLQCKALLFSMCKTGVVNADDPATEKLLESSTCEVYRFSMEGRGDMNGDNCRHLNQPGLLGVEFDISGDLELSPKVGIPGRFNAYNALAAVSCCHKLGVPKEALLEGLRGVKVKGRVEPVAVPGNYTLLLDYAHNAVSMESLLSTLREYEPKRLICLFGAGGNRPKVRRYEMGEASGRLADLSVITADNSRFEDVLDIIEDIKIGMNKTDGKYIEIPDRREAIRWCIEHAQDGDIIVLAGKGSEDYQEIKGVRYPFDERVVIREILDSLK from the coding sequence ATGCTGCTTTCAACGCTTCTCCGCCCTCTCGGCATAAAAGAGGGGTTCACCGATACCGATATCACCGATATAGCCTATGACTCCCGCAAAGCCGTGCCCGGCTGCGCCTTTGTGTGCCTGAAGGGCTCTGCCTCAGACGGACATAAATTCGCCGGGAAGGCCGCGGAGTCCGGCGCGGCTGTCATCATCGCCCAGGAGCCGGTGGAGGTTAAAACCGCCCAGGTGATACTTGTGCCCGACACCAAAAAGGCCCTGGCCTTAATGAGCTCGGCTTTCTTCGGGGAGCCCGCGAAGGGAGCTATCAGGGTCATAGGCATAACCGGCACCAAGGGCAAGACCACCACCGCCTATATGGCCCGAGCCCTTCTGGAGGCCGCCGGGCATAAGACCGGGGTGATGGGCACCATCGGCGCGGATATTGACGGCAATATCGAGCCTCTTGACAATACCACGCCCATAAGCCATGAGGTTTTCCGTCAGCTCAGAAGAATGGCGGACGCGGGGTGCGAGTACGCCGTCATGGAGGTGAGCTCCATCGCCCTTAGGGAGCACCGGGTGTACGGCCTGCCCTTTGAGGTGGGGGTATTCACCAACTTTTCTGAGGACCATATCGGCGGGGTAGAGCACAAGGACATGGAGGAGTATCTGCAGTGCAAGGCCCTGCTCTTCTCCATGTGTAAAACCGGCGTTGTGAACGCCGACGATCCCGCAACGGAAAAACTCCTTGAAAGCAGCACCTGTGAGGTTTATCGGTTCAGCATGGAGGGCCGCGGGGATATGAACGGAGATAACTGCCGGCACTTAAATCAGCCCGGGCTTTTGGGCGTGGAGTTTGACATAAGCGGGGACCTGGAGCTTTCGCCGAAGGTGGGCATACCCGGGCGGTTCAACGCCTATAATGCCCTGGCCGCCGTCTCCTGCTGCCATAAGCTGGGCGTACCCAAGGAGGCCCTGCTGGAGGGACTGCGGGGCGTGAAGGTAAAGGGTCGGGTGGAGCCGGTGGCCGTACCGGGGAACTACACCCTGCTGCTGGACTACGCCCACAACGCCGTGAGCATGGAGAGCCTCCTGAGCACCCTTCGGGAGTATGAGCCGAAGCGTCTTATCTGCCTGTTCGGGGCCGGTGGCAACAGGCCCAAGGTGCGCCGGTACGAGATGGGCGAGGCCAGCGGAAGGCTTGCCGACCTGTCGGTTATAACCGCCGACAACTCCCGGTTTGAGGACGTGCTGGACATTATCGAGGATATAAAGATAGGCATGAACAAGACCGACGGGAAATATATCGAGATACCCGACCGGCGGGAGGCCATCCGCTGGTGCATAGAGCACGCCCAGGACGGCGATATCATCGTGCTGGCGGGCAAGGGCAGCGAGGACTATCAGGAGATAAAGGGCGTCAGGT
- a CDS encoding lysoplasmalogenase family protein, whose product MNFLMYSLCALPVWGAAFVLYFILRRAGLMRESLIAKCLGSFLSVVSSGLGLYLSGASPIREPVFWFFVLCTAADALLEISFVPGMLLFGGAHICLILWLWGLAPAGWASLIVWLAAYAATAWLFRKELPRLHKLLVPFCLYPALLGGSLALGAALPFTAGPDYWPLAVGTLCFFVSDMMVAKSELSGLDPKWQKPIMLLYWGALYLISSALWLV is encoded by the coding sequence TTGAACTTTCTGATGTATTCCCTATGTGCCCTGCCGGTCTGGGGCGCAGCGTTCGTGCTGTACTTTATCCTGAGGAGAGCCGGACTCATGAGGGAGAGCCTTATAGCAAAGTGCTTGGGAAGCTTCCTCTCCGTCGTCTCGTCTGGGCTGGGGCTGTACCTAAGCGGAGCGTCACCTATACGGGAGCCTGTTTTCTGGTTCTTTGTGCTGTGCACCGCCGCGGACGCCCTCTTGGAGATAAGCTTTGTGCCGGGGATGCTGCTGTTCGGCGGGGCACATATATGCCTTATTCTCTGGCTCTGGGGGCTGGCCCCGGCGGGCTGGGCAAGCCTGATAGTCTGGCTTGCCGCCTACGCAGCGACGGCCTGGCTCTTCAGAAAAGAGCTGCCAAGGCTTCATAAGCTTCTCGTCCCCTTCTGTTTGTACCCTGCCTTGCTTGGCGGGTCACTGGCCCTGGGAGCGGCGCTGCCCTTTACCGCCGGGCCGGATTATTGGCCGCTGGCTGTGGGGACTCTGTGCTTTTTTGTCTCTGACATGATGGTGGCTAAATCTGAGCTCTCGGGCCTGGACCCAAAATGGCAGAAGCCCATAATGCTGCTGTACTGGGGCGCTTTGTACCTTATCTCCTCGGCGCTCTGGCTAGTATAA
- a CDS encoding RING finger protein, producing the protein MINFTGIKCPVCGKAFTDEDDIVVCPKCGAPYHRECYQEKGQCIFDDLHEKGREWAPPPPPKPPVTAEVKDRECPVCGGLSAHSSRFCDHCGAPLPGQNPFAPGPQAPFQGQGGGSRPPVQNPYQPGGTPQGRYYGQMPFMFDPMGGVSPADTLDMGVSYGDASKLVKQNTTYYMPTFRYIKQTGRNKFNFCAFLFSGAWMLYRKQYKYGIVVTALMFLLYLLYLAASVFVATPALLGLMQQAGIDVSAGLSTGLTNEQLLVISQLITEEPSLYLELCLPMMCLLLMLALMIFIGVRGNKMYMRHCIVTVRRVKSADLSIEPNMTLDQKGGVNTSVAVCMFVCYFLLVNVVPLLL; encoded by the coding sequence ATGATAAACTTTACAGGCATCAAATGCCCGGTCTGCGGCAAAGCCTTTACCGACGAGGACGATATTGTTGTCTGTCCCAAATGCGGCGCGCCCTATCACCGGGAGTGCTACCAGGAGAAGGGCCAGTGCATTTTTGACGACCTGCACGAGAAGGGGAGGGAATGGGCCCCTCCGCCGCCCCCAAAGCCCCCGGTCACGGCTGAGGTAAAAGACCGGGAGTGCCCTGTCTGCGGCGGGCTCAGCGCCCATAGCTCCAGGTTCTGCGACCACTGCGGCGCGCCGCTGCCGGGACAGAATCCCTTCGCCCCGGGCCCCCAGGCCCCTTTCCAGGGACAGGGCGGAGGCAGCCGGCCGCCGGTCCAGAACCCCTACCAGCCGGGCGGGACGCCACAGGGCCGGTATTATGGGCAGATGCCCTTTATGTTCGACCCTATGGGCGGCGTGAGCCCTGCGGATACCCTGGATATGGGGGTAAGCTATGGTGATGCTTCCAAGCTTGTTAAGCAGAACACCACCTACTATATGCCAACCTTCCGCTATATAAAGCAGACCGGCAGAAACAAGTTCAATTTCTGCGCCTTCCTGTTCTCGGGGGCCTGGATGCTGTACCGCAAGCAGTATAAGTACGGAATTGTGGTCACAGCGCTGATGTTTCTCTTATACCTTCTGTACCTGGCCGCGTCTGTGTTCGTGGCCACGCCGGCCCTTCTGGGCCTTATGCAGCAGGCGGGCATAGACGTGTCGGCGGGGCTCTCCACGGGCCTTACCAACGAGCAGCTTTTGGTGATAAGCCAGCTTATCACCGAGGAACCCTCCCTGTACCTGGAGCTCTGCCTGCCGATGATGTGCCTTCTGCTTATGCTGGCGCTGATGATATTCATAGGCGTCAGGGGCAACAAGATGTATATGCGCCACTGTATAGTCACCGTGCGCAGGGTCAAGTCTGCGGACCTTTCCATAGAGCCCAATATGACCCTGGACCAGAAGGGCGGGGTGAACACCTCCGTTGCCGTGTGTATGTTCGTGTGCTATTTTTTGCTGGTGAATGTGGTGCCGCTGCTGCTGTAA